One stretch of Manis pentadactyla isolate mManPen7 chromosome 10, mManPen7.hap1, whole genome shotgun sequence DNA includes these proteins:
- the ERI2 gene encoding ERI1 exoribonuclease 2 isoform X3, whose translation MATKRLARQLGLIRRKSIASGNGNLGRSKSNQLFDYLIIIDFESTCWNDGKRHQSQEIIEFPAVLLNTSTGKIESEFHVYVQPEEHPILSEFCMELTGIKQVQVDEGVPLKICLSQFCKWIQNIQQQKKIIFATGVSDLSTSEVKLCAFVTWSDWDLGVCLEYECKRKQLLKPVFLNSWIDLRVTYKIFYRRKPKGLSGALQEVGIEFLGREHSGLDDSRNTALLAWKMIRDGCLMKITRSLNKVPTKKNSNILARNLNMNQVEETSAYTSSIQCPGTHEREPKNTENSHEKVEMRARGTRVEVVVALTL comes from the exons ATGGCGACCAAGAGGTTGGCACG GCAGCTTGGATTAATTAGGAGAAAATCAATTGCATCAGGAAATGGAAATCTAGGAAGAAGCAAATCCA ACCAGTTGTTTGACTACTTAATCATCATTGATTTTGAGTCGACATGTTGGAATGATGGGAAACGCCACCAGAGCCAGGAAATAA TTGAATTTCCAGCAGTATTGCTGAACACATCAACTGGAAAAATTGAATCTGAGTTCCATGTTTATGTTCAGCCTGAGGAACATCCAATTCTTTCTGAATTTTGTATGGAACTGACAGGCATAAAGCAG GTTCAAGTTGATGAAGGAGTCCCATTGAAGATTTGCTTGTCTCAGTTCTGTAAATGGATTCAGAACATTCAGCaacagaagaaaattatttttgctaCTGGGGTTTCAGATCTTTCTACTTCTGAAGTAAAATTATGTGCATTTGTTACTTGGtcag ATTGGGACTTGGGAGTTTGCCTGGAGTATGAGTGTAAAAGAAAACAGCTGTTAAAACCTGTGTTCTTAAATTCTTGGATTGATCTCAGAGTAACTTACAAG attttctataGGAGAAAACCAAAAGGACTAAGTGGTGCCCTGCAGGAAGTAGGAATAGAATTCTTGGGACGAGAACATTCTG GGTTGGATGATTCTCGGAATACTGCCCTTCTTGCTTGGAAAATGATCAGGGATGGTTGCTTAATGAAAATTACAAGGTCCTTAAACAAG GTTCCCACTAAGAAGAATTCCAACATTTTGGCCAGAAATTTGAATATGAATCAAGTTGAAGAAACATCAGCCTACACCAGTAGCATTCAGTGTCCTGGCACACATGAAAGGGAgcctaaaaatacagaaaattctcATGAGAAAGTTGAAATGAG GGCCAGAGGAACAAGAGTAGAAGTAGTGGTGGCCCTCACTCTCTAA
- the ERI2 gene encoding ERI1 exoribonuclease 2 isoform X4 yields MATKRLARQLGLIRRKSIASGNGNLGRSKSNQLFDYLIIIDFESTCWNDGKRHQSQEIIEFPAVLLNTSTGKIESEFHVYVQPEEHPILSEFCMELTGIKQVQVDEGVPLKICLSQFCKWIQNIQQQKKIIFATGVSDLSTSEVKLCAFVTWSDWDLGVCLEYECKRKQLLKPVFLNSWIDLRVTYKIFYRRKPKGLSGALQEVGIEFLGREHSGLDDSRNTALLAWKMIRDGCLMKITRSLNKVPTKKNSNILARNLNMNQVEETSAYTSSIQCPGTHEREPKNTENSHEKVEMSCSLPTPMHLFRSK; encoded by the exons ATGGCGACCAAGAGGTTGGCACG GCAGCTTGGATTAATTAGGAGAAAATCAATTGCATCAGGAAATGGAAATCTAGGAAGAAGCAAATCCA ACCAGTTGTTTGACTACTTAATCATCATTGATTTTGAGTCGACATGTTGGAATGATGGGAAACGCCACCAGAGCCAGGAAATAA TTGAATTTCCAGCAGTATTGCTGAACACATCAACTGGAAAAATTGAATCTGAGTTCCATGTTTATGTTCAGCCTGAGGAACATCCAATTCTTTCTGAATTTTGTATGGAACTGACAGGCATAAAGCAG GTTCAAGTTGATGAAGGAGTCCCATTGAAGATTTGCTTGTCTCAGTTCTGTAAATGGATTCAGAACATTCAGCaacagaagaaaattatttttgctaCTGGGGTTTCAGATCTTTCTACTTCTGAAGTAAAATTATGTGCATTTGTTACTTGGtcag ATTGGGACTTGGGAGTTTGCCTGGAGTATGAGTGTAAAAGAAAACAGCTGTTAAAACCTGTGTTCTTAAATTCTTGGATTGATCTCAGAGTAACTTACAAG attttctataGGAGAAAACCAAAAGGACTAAGTGGTGCCCTGCAGGAAGTAGGAATAGAATTCTTGGGACGAGAACATTCTG GGTTGGATGATTCTCGGAATACTGCCCTTCTTGCTTGGAAAATGATCAGGGATGGTTGCTTAATGAAAATTACAAGGTCCTTAAACAAG GTTCCCACTAAGAAGAATTCCAACATTTTGGCCAGAAATTTGAATATGAATCAAGTTGAAGAAACATCAGCCTACACCAGTAGCATTCAGTGTCCTGGCACACATGAAAGGGAgcctaaaaatacagaaaattctcATGAGAAAGTTGAAATGAG TTGCAGTCTCCCAACTCCAATGCACCTATTcagaagcaaataa
- the ERI2 gene encoding ERI1 exoribonuclease 2 isoform X1 has translation MATKRLARQLGLIRRKSIASGNGNLGRSKSNQLFDYLIIIDFESTCWNDGKRHQSQEIIEFPAVLLNTSTGKIESEFHVYVQPEEHPILSEFCMELTGIKQVQVDEGVPLKICLSQFCKWIQNIQQQKKIIFATGVSDLSTSEVKLCAFVTWSDWDLGVCLEYECKRKQLLKPVFLNSWIDLRVTYKIFYRRKPKGLSGALQEVGIEFLGREHSGLDDSRNTALLAWKMIRDGCLMKITRSLNKVPTKKNSNILARNLNMNQVEETSAYTSSIQCPGTHEREPKNTENSHEKVEMRSVGVNSPIKVQQDQLQLQNNKKAGLDNVKSCLSLFNTKFSTSLGQLQSPNSNAPIQKQIKNEHLAFNTKAKSSTNSSEFVLVSTTISSANHVSDMEMSSALDCLPMLADWEDIALLPASQPEQNINCIPPISDSNLDLSFRSGGRVMGLKESEMLSHENIGGREETPQKSEASKSIAYKSLHTTIYKGKGVQDPNSNVSVFKLPKCKSSSFNNMPYPSVLRTHQLLLGGTKRNPSSPPAFPAAKKQTFTIHEEKPTSSDGSPVRISSLKIAPSILTSVVNLQDPWKSGKMTPPLCKCGRRSKRLVVSNNGPNHGKVFYCCPIGKYQEKRKCCGYFRWEQTLQKERASNIVLPYSPGDSLLVL, from the exons ATGGCGACCAAGAGGTTGGCACG GCAGCTTGGATTAATTAGGAGAAAATCAATTGCATCAGGAAATGGAAATCTAGGAAGAAGCAAATCCA ACCAGTTGTTTGACTACTTAATCATCATTGATTTTGAGTCGACATGTTGGAATGATGGGAAACGCCACCAGAGCCAGGAAATAA TTGAATTTCCAGCAGTATTGCTGAACACATCAACTGGAAAAATTGAATCTGAGTTCCATGTTTATGTTCAGCCTGAGGAACATCCAATTCTTTCTGAATTTTGTATGGAACTGACAGGCATAAAGCAG GTTCAAGTTGATGAAGGAGTCCCATTGAAGATTTGCTTGTCTCAGTTCTGTAAATGGATTCAGAACATTCAGCaacagaagaaaattatttttgctaCTGGGGTTTCAGATCTTTCTACTTCTGAAGTAAAATTATGTGCATTTGTTACTTGGtcag ATTGGGACTTGGGAGTTTGCCTGGAGTATGAGTGTAAAAGAAAACAGCTGTTAAAACCTGTGTTCTTAAATTCTTGGATTGATCTCAGAGTAACTTACAAG attttctataGGAGAAAACCAAAAGGACTAAGTGGTGCCCTGCAGGAAGTAGGAATAGAATTCTTGGGACGAGAACATTCTG GGTTGGATGATTCTCGGAATACTGCCCTTCTTGCTTGGAAAATGATCAGGGATGGTTGCTTAATGAAAATTACAAGGTCCTTAAACAAG GTTCCCACTAAGAAGAATTCCAACATTTTGGCCAGAAATTTGAATATGAATCAAGTTGAAGAAACATCAGCCTACACCAGTAGCATTCAGTGTCCTGGCACACATGAAAGGGAgcctaaaaatacagaaaattctcATGAGAAAGTTGAAATGAGGTCAGTTGGTGTGAATTCTCCTATAAAGGTACAGCAAGATCAGTTGCAActacagaataataaaaaagcagGTCTTGACAATGTCAAAAGCTGTTTATCTCTTTTTAATACTAAGTTCTCTACTTCTCTGGGGCAGTTGCAGTCTCCCAACTCCAATGCACCTATTcagaagcaaataaaaaatgagcatctTGCATTTAATACCAAAGCTAAGTCTTCAACAAATAGTTCAGAGTTTGTACTTGTTTCAACTACCATTTCATCGGCTAATCATGTTTCTGATATGGAAATGAGTTCCGCTCTTGACTGTTTACCTATGTTGGCTGATTGGGAGGATATAGCTTTATTGCCAGCATCTCAGCCTGAGCAAAATATAAATTGTATTCCTCCCATTAGTGACTCAAACTTAGACCTTTCATTTAGATCTGGAGGAAGAGTAATGGGTTTAAAAGAATCtgaaatgttaagtcatgaaaacattggAGGCAGGGAAGAAACTCCTCAAAAATCTGAGGCCTCTAAGTCTATTGCATATAAGAGTCTACATACTACTATTTATAAAGGAAAAGGAGTCCAAGATCCAAATTCAAATGTTTCTGTCTTTAAATTACCTAAATGCAAATCAAGTAGCTTCAACAATATGCCTTACCCTTCAGTTTTGCGGACACATCAGCTACTTCTAGGTGGTACTAAAAGGAATCCATCCAGTCCCCCAGCTTTCCCAGCAGCAAAAAAGCAGACCTTTACTATTCATGAAGAAAAGCCTACATCATCTGATGGCTCCCCAGTGAGAATTTCTTCCCTGAAGATTGCCCCCTCTATTTTAACTTCTGTAGTTAATCTACAAGACCCTTGGAAGAGTGGGAAAATGACACCTCCTTTATGCAAGTGTGGCCGAAGATCTAAGAGACTTGTTGTTTCTAATAATGGACCAAACCATGGCAAAGTCTTCTATTGTTGCCCTATTGGGAaataccaagaaaaaagaaaatgttgtgGTTATTTCAGATGGGAGCAAACACTTCAAAAGGAAAGAGCCAGCAACATAGTTCTGCCTTATTCCCCAGGGGACTCACTTCTAGTACTCTAG
- the ERI2 gene encoding ERI1 exoribonuclease 2 isoform X2, with translation MATKRLARQLGLIRRKSIASGNGNLGRSKSIEFPAVLLNTSTGKIESEFHVYVQPEEHPILSEFCMELTGIKQVQVDEGVPLKICLSQFCKWIQNIQQQKKIIFATGVSDLSTSEVKLCAFVTWSDWDLGVCLEYECKRKQLLKPVFLNSWIDLRVTYKIFYRRKPKGLSGALQEVGIEFLGREHSGLDDSRNTALLAWKMIRDGCLMKITRSLNKVPTKKNSNILARNLNMNQVEETSAYTSSIQCPGTHEREPKNTENSHEKVEMRSVGVNSPIKVQQDQLQLQNNKKAGLDNVKSCLSLFNTKFSTSLGQLQSPNSNAPIQKQIKNEHLAFNTKAKSSTNSSEFVLVSTTISSANHVSDMEMSSALDCLPMLADWEDIALLPASQPEQNINCIPPISDSNLDLSFRSGGRVMGLKESEMLSHENIGGREETPQKSEASKSIAYKSLHTTIYKGKGVQDPNSNVSVFKLPKCKSSSFNNMPYPSVLRTHQLLLGGTKRNPSSPPAFPAAKKQTFTIHEEKPTSSDGSPVRISSLKIAPSILTSVVNLQDPWKSGKMTPPLCKCGRRSKRLVVSNNGPNHGKVFYCCPIGKYQEKRKCCGYFRWEQTLQKERASNIVLPYSPGDSLLVL, from the exons ATGGCGACCAAGAGGTTGGCACG GCAGCTTGGATTAATTAGGAGAAAATCAATTGCATCAGGAAATGGAAATCTAGGAAGAAGCAAATCCA TTGAATTTCCAGCAGTATTGCTGAACACATCAACTGGAAAAATTGAATCTGAGTTCCATGTTTATGTTCAGCCTGAGGAACATCCAATTCTTTCTGAATTTTGTATGGAACTGACAGGCATAAAGCAG GTTCAAGTTGATGAAGGAGTCCCATTGAAGATTTGCTTGTCTCAGTTCTGTAAATGGATTCAGAACATTCAGCaacagaagaaaattatttttgctaCTGGGGTTTCAGATCTTTCTACTTCTGAAGTAAAATTATGTGCATTTGTTACTTGGtcag ATTGGGACTTGGGAGTTTGCCTGGAGTATGAGTGTAAAAGAAAACAGCTGTTAAAACCTGTGTTCTTAAATTCTTGGATTGATCTCAGAGTAACTTACAAG attttctataGGAGAAAACCAAAAGGACTAAGTGGTGCCCTGCAGGAAGTAGGAATAGAATTCTTGGGACGAGAACATTCTG GGTTGGATGATTCTCGGAATACTGCCCTTCTTGCTTGGAAAATGATCAGGGATGGTTGCTTAATGAAAATTACAAGGTCCTTAAACAAG GTTCCCACTAAGAAGAATTCCAACATTTTGGCCAGAAATTTGAATATGAATCAAGTTGAAGAAACATCAGCCTACACCAGTAGCATTCAGTGTCCTGGCACACATGAAAGGGAgcctaaaaatacagaaaattctcATGAGAAAGTTGAAATGAGGTCAGTTGGTGTGAATTCTCCTATAAAGGTACAGCAAGATCAGTTGCAActacagaataataaaaaagcagGTCTTGACAATGTCAAAAGCTGTTTATCTCTTTTTAATACTAAGTTCTCTACTTCTCTGGGGCAGTTGCAGTCTCCCAACTCCAATGCACCTATTcagaagcaaataaaaaatgagcatctTGCATTTAATACCAAAGCTAAGTCTTCAACAAATAGTTCAGAGTTTGTACTTGTTTCAACTACCATTTCATCGGCTAATCATGTTTCTGATATGGAAATGAGTTCCGCTCTTGACTGTTTACCTATGTTGGCTGATTGGGAGGATATAGCTTTATTGCCAGCATCTCAGCCTGAGCAAAATATAAATTGTATTCCTCCCATTAGTGACTCAAACTTAGACCTTTCATTTAGATCTGGAGGAAGAGTAATGGGTTTAAAAGAATCtgaaatgttaagtcatgaaaacattggAGGCAGGGAAGAAACTCCTCAAAAATCTGAGGCCTCTAAGTCTATTGCATATAAGAGTCTACATACTACTATTTATAAAGGAAAAGGAGTCCAAGATCCAAATTCAAATGTTTCTGTCTTTAAATTACCTAAATGCAAATCAAGTAGCTTCAACAATATGCCTTACCCTTCAGTTTTGCGGACACATCAGCTACTTCTAGGTGGTACTAAAAGGAATCCATCCAGTCCCCCAGCTTTCCCAGCAGCAAAAAAGCAGACCTTTACTATTCATGAAGAAAAGCCTACATCATCTGATGGCTCCCCAGTGAGAATTTCTTCCCTGAAGATTGCCCCCTCTATTTTAACTTCTGTAGTTAATCTACAAGACCCTTGGAAGAGTGGGAAAATGACACCTCCTTTATGCAAGTGTGGCCGAAGATCTAAGAGACTTGTTGTTTCTAATAATGGACCAAACCATGGCAAAGTCTTCTATTGTTGCCCTATTGGGAaataccaagaaaaaagaaaatgttgtgGTTATTTCAGATGGGAGCAAACACTTCAAAAGGAAAGAGCCAGCAACATAGTTCTGCCTTATTCCCCAGGGGACTCACTTCTAGTACTCTAG